Proteins co-encoded in one Flavobacteriaceae bacterium MAR_2009_75 genomic window:
- a CDS encoding cytochrome c oxidase cbb3-type subunit 3, translating into MKNNWWIKIPVAFFLVLGLTEYIVDSGEMPAFIENRIVQAFLVFVLVLLIAIALIINAIENVMFQTLSEEGKKRYLDSKSKGWEWSWGKKTYSKLLDSKPVEEEGEIILDHNYDGIQELDNNLPPWWVYMFYATIIFGAIYLVRFHIFNDYDQEQEFKTEMAIAAQEIEEYKKTAKDLVDASTVEMLTDAADLSAGKAIFESNCVACHMADGGGGIGPNLTDEHWILGGGIKNVFNTVSEGGRDGKGMIAWKQTLKPAEIAQVSSYVLTFQGTTPANPKDAEGDIWVDTESAE; encoded by the coding sequence ATGAAAAACAATTGGTGGATAAAAATTCCCGTAGCCTTCTTTCTCGTCTTGGGATTAACGGAATATATCGTGGATTCCGGTGAAATGCCGGCATTCATAGAGAATAGGATAGTCCAGGCTTTTTTAGTGTTTGTTTTAGTATTGTTAATTGCCATAGCATTGATCATCAATGCTATTGAGAATGTTATGTTTCAGACCTTGTCCGAAGAAGGAAAAAAGCGGTATTTGGATTCCAAGAGTAAAGGTTGGGAATGGAGTTGGGGAAAAAAGACTTACAGCAAATTATTGGATTCCAAACCCGTTGAAGAGGAAGGTGAAATTATACTAGACCATAATTATGATGGTATTCAAGAATTGGACAATAATTTACCTCCATGGTGGGTGTACATGTTTTACGCTACCATAATTTTTGGAGCTATTTATTTGGTGCGCTTCCATATTTTTAATGACTATGATCAAGAACAGGAATTTAAGACCGAAATGGCCATAGCAGCTCAAGAAATTGAGGAATATAAGAAGACGGCAAAAGATTTAGTCGATGCAAGCACGGTTGAAATGCTTACCGATGCCGCTGATTTAAGTGCAGGAAAAGCCATTTTTGAATCCAATTGCGTTGCTTGCCATATGGCCGATGGTGGAGGAGGTATTGGTCCTAATCTAACCGATGAGCATTGGATTTTAGGCGGTGGCATCAAAAACGTTTTCAACACTGTTTCCGAAGGGGGTAGGGATGGTAAGGGTATGATTGCCTGGAAACAGACCCTTAAGCCTGCCGAAATAGCTCAAGTGTCTAGTTACGTACTTACATTTCAAGGTACCACTCCTGCTAACCCTAAGGATGCAGAAGGTGATATCTGGGTAGATACCGAAAGCGCTGAATAA